From a single Solanum dulcamara chromosome 4, daSolDulc1.2, whole genome shotgun sequence genomic region:
- the LOC129884028 gene encoding desiccation protectant protein Lea14 homolog: MMKHRVIASGRIPDPGSIKANDSTMLDVPVKVPHSVLLCLVRDLGGDWDVDYTLELCLIIDIPVIGNITIPLSYSGEYKLPTLSDLWKGGEEEEEKEDPSKVIVI; encoded by the coding sequence ATGATGAAACACAGGGTAATAGCATCAGGAAGAATTCCAGACCCAGGGAGCATAAAGGCAAATGACTCGACCATGCTAGATGTGCCAGTGAAGGTTCCTCATAGTGTGCTATTGTGCTTGGTTAGGGACCTTGGTGGAGATTGGGACGTCGACTATACGCTGGAATTGTGTCTCATCATTGATATTCCGGTCATTGGCAACATCACCATTCCCCTCTCTTATAGCGGTGAGTATAAGCTTCCTACTTTGTCCGACTTATGGAAGGgtggggaagaagaagaggagaaagaagATCCATCAAAGGTTATAGTGATATGA
- the LOC129886515 gene encoding pentatricopeptide repeat-containing protein At4g37170-like — MRANLRASLKLTSHSSSPHTHSLCSVRTSSSFSTAQKEKTFFEPANEDQMVTRLCKKNKFNEALQILCEQRRLKEAIQLLERPETRPSATIFSTLLRICIENRALEEGKRIHKSMKCSGFRPGVVISNRILDLYCKCDKPFDAHSLFVEMPERDLCSWNIMVSGFAKLGLIDEARKLFDEMPEKDNFSWTAMISGYVRHNKPECALELYRVMQRDEKFKCNKFTISSALAASASVQSLRLGKEIHGHIVRTGLDSDAIVWSALSDMYGKCGSVDEARHIFDRTKDKDVVSWTAMIDRYFRDGKWEEGYLLFSCLMESGIRPNDFTFAGVLNACAHQTTEHLGKQVHGYMMRIGFGPCSFAASTLVHMYAKCGSVDSAYKVFKRLPRPDVVSWTSLINGYAQNGQPSEALQLFDLLLKSGTQPDHITFVGVLSACTHAGLVDKGLEYFYSIKDKHCLTHTADHYACVVDLLSRFGRFKEAEEIISQMPMKPDKFLWASLLGGCRVHGNVELAKRAADALFEIEPENAATYVTIANVYATAGKWTEVAKIRQVMEEKGVVKKPGISWINLQRKDYVFLVGDKSHPRSKEIYEFLGELWKRMKEEGYVPDIDNVLHDVEEEQKEQNLSYHSEKLAVAFGIIATPPGTRIKVFKNLRTCVDCHTAIKYISKIEERRIIVRDSSRFHCFEGGSCSCKDYW, encoded by the coding sequence ATGAGAGCAAATCTTAGAGCATCGCTGAAACTAACTTCACATTCTTCTTCACCCCATACTCATTCACTATGTTCTGTTCGAACTTCATCTTCGTTTTCTACAGCACAAAAAGAGAAGACTTTCTTCGAACCCGCTAACGAAGACCAAATGGTTACACGGTTATGtaagaaaaacaaattcaaCGAAGCCCTTCAAATTCTTTGCGAGCAAAGACGTTTGAAAGAAGCCATTCAATTGCTAGAACGTCCAGAAACCCGTCCTTCAGCTACGATCTTTTCGACCCTTTTGCGGATATGTATCGAAAACCGGGCTCTTGAAGAAGGAAAGAGAATTCATAAAAGTATGAAATGTTCAGGTTTTAGACCTGGGGTTGTCATTTCTAATCGGATTCTTGATTTGTACTGCAAATGTGATAAACCCTTTGATGCACACAGCCTGTTTGTTGAAATGCCTGAGAGGGATTTGTGTTCATGGAATATTATGGTTTCTGGGTTTGCTAAATTGGGTTTGATTGATGAAGCTAGGAAGTTGTTCGATGAAATGCCTGAGAAAGATAACTTTTCTTGGACCGCCATGATCTCGGGTTATGTGAGGCATAATAAGCCTGAATGTGCATTGGAATTGTATAGAGTGATGCAGAGGGATGAGAAATTTAAGTGTAATAAGTTTACTATTTCGAGTGCTCTTGCTGCTTCTGCTTCTGTTCAGTCTTTACGTTTGGGAAAGGAGATTCATGGTCATATTGTGAGAACTGGGTTAGATTCTGATGCGATTGTTTGGAGTGCTTTGAGTGATATGTATGGAAAATGTGGGAGTGTGGACGAAGCAAGGCATATTTTTGATAGGACAAAAGATAAGGATGTTGTTTCGTGGACGGCTATGATTGATAGATACTTTAGAGATGGGAAGTGGGAGGAAGGTTATTTGTTGTTTTCATGTTTGATGGAATCGGGGATTAGACCTAATGATTTTACCTTTGCTGGAGTTTTGAATGCTTGTGCACACCAAACGACAGAGCATTTGGGAAAACAAGTACATGGGTACATGATGCGTATTGGCTTTGGTCCTTGTTCCTTTGCAGCAAGTACCTTAGTTCATATGTACGCCAAATGTGGGAGCGTAGATAGTGCATATAAGGTATTTAAGCGGCTCCCAAGGCCCGATGTAGTTTCTTGGACCTCACTGATTAATGGTTATGCTCAAAACGGCCAACCTAGTGAAGCTCTTCAATTATTCGACTTGTTGCTTAAATCTGGCACTCAGCCTGATCATATTACTTTTGTTGGGGTTCTTTCTGCTTGCACTCATGCAGGTTTAGTTGATAAAGGGCTTGAATATTTCTACTCAATAAAGGACAAGCATTGTCTAACCCATACTGCAGACCACTATGCTTGTGTGGTTGATCTCCTGAGCCGATTCGGCAGATTTAAGGAGGCTGAAGAGATTATTAGTCAGATGCCAATGAAGCCTGATAAGTTTTTATGGGCTTCCTTGCTTGGAGGATGCAGAGTCCATGGAAATGTCGAACTTGCAAAGAGAGCAGCTGATGCACTATTTGAAATTGAGCCCGAGAATGCAGCTACTTATGTTACCATCGCAAACGTATATGCCACTGCTGGCAAATGGACTGAAGTGGCAAAAATCAGACAAGTCATGGAAGAGAAAGGTGTGGTGAAGAAACCAGGTATAAGTTGGATCAATTTGCAGAGAAAAGATTACGTTTTCTTGGTCGGTGATAAGTCACATCCTAGATCAAAGGAAATATATGAGTTTTTAGGGGAGCTTTGGAAGAGAATGAAAGAAGAGGGATATGTCCCTGACATAGACAATGTGCTACATGATGTGGAAGAGGAACAGAAGGAACAAAATCTTTCTTATCACAGTGAAAAGCTTGCAGTTGCCTTTGGAATTATAGCAACTCCACCTGGAACACGGATAAAGGTTTTTAAGAATCTAAGGACATGTGTTGATTGTCACACTGCCATCAAATATATCTCTAAAATAGAAGAGAGAAGAATTATTGTGCGGGATTCCAGTCGGTTTCACTGTTTTGAGGGTGGGAGTTGTTCCTGCAAGGACTATTGGTGA